Proteins encoded together in one Thermomonospora curvata DSM 43183 window:
- the sufC gene encoding Fe-S cluster assembly ATPase SufC produces MATLEIRDLHVSVGDGSDGAKEILRGVDLIVRAGETHAIMGPNGSGKSTLAYAIAGHPKYQVTSGSITLDGEDVLAMSVDERARAGLFLAMQYPVEVPGVSVSNFLRSAVTAVRGQAPKLREFTKEMKAAMEALSIDPAFAQRSLNEGFSGGEKKRHEILQLEMLKPKIAVLDETDSGLDVDALKVVSEGINRFSAGGDTGVLLITHYTRILRYVKPDFVHVFAGGQIVEAGGPELAEVLENEGYEKYVKAGASA; encoded by the coding sequence ATGGCCACGCTAGAGATCCGCGACCTCCATGTCTCCGTCGGGGACGGCTCCGACGGCGCCAAGGAGATCCTGCGCGGTGTCGATCTGATCGTCCGCGCCGGCGAGACCCACGCGATCATGGGGCCCAACGGCTCGGGCAAGTCCACCCTGGCGTACGCGATCGCCGGGCACCCCAAGTACCAGGTCACCTCCGGCTCCATCACGCTGGACGGCGAGGACGTGCTGGCCATGAGCGTGGACGAGCGCGCCCGCGCCGGCCTGTTCTTGGCCATGCAGTACCCGGTGGAGGTGCCGGGGGTGTCGGTGTCGAACTTCCTGCGCTCGGCGGTCACCGCGGTGCGCGGGCAGGCGCCCAAGCTGCGGGAGTTCACCAAGGAGATGAAGGCCGCCATGGAGGCGCTGTCCATCGACCCGGCCTTCGCCCAGCGCAGCCTGAACGAGGGCTTCTCCGGCGGCGAGAAGAAGCGCCACGAGATCCTGCAGCTGGAGATGCTCAAGCCCAAGATCGCGGTGCTGGACGAGACCGACTCCGGGCTGGACGTCGATGCCCTGAAGGTGGTCTCCGAGGGCATCAACCGCTTCAGCGCCGGCGGCGACACCGGGGTGCTGCTGATCACCCACTACACCCGCATCCTGCGCTATGTGAAGCCCGACTTCGTGCACGTCTTCGCCGGCGGGCAGATCGTCGAGGCCGGCGGCCCGGAGCTGGCCGAGGTGCTGGAGAACGAGGGCTACGAAAAGTACGTGAAGGCGGGCGCGTCCGCATGA
- a CDS encoding cysteine desulfurase, with product MSFLLPEEIKKDFPLLARTVRGGRPLVYLDSGATSQKPYQVLDAEREFYERHNAAVHRGAHLLAEEATDAFERARATVASFIGAAPGEIVFTKNATESINLVAYSLSNAATAGPEAERFRVGPGDEIVTTEMEHHANLVPWQQLCRRTGAALRWFGITDEGRLDLSNLEELITERTKLVALTHQSNVLGTIPPLEQIVARARQVGALVLLDAAQSVPHQPVDVTALDVDFVAFSGHKMLGPSGIGVLWGRRELLEAMPPFITGGSMIEVVRMEESTFLPPPQRFEAGVPMTAQAVGLAAACDYLSALGMDKVQAHEETLTGYALEKLGQLPGVRIIGPRSTEARGGAVSFVVDDLHPHDVGQVLDELGVAVRVGHHCAWPICRRFGIPATTRATFYVYNTLADVDALAEGVRHAQKFFGTL from the coding sequence ATGAGCTTCCTGCTGCCCGAGGAGATCAAAAAGGACTTCCCGCTGCTGGCGCGCACCGTCCGCGGCGGGCGTCCGCTGGTCTACCTCGACTCCGGCGCCACCTCCCAAAAGCCCTACCAGGTGCTGGACGCCGAACGGGAGTTCTACGAGCGGCACAACGCCGCCGTGCACCGCGGCGCGCACCTGCTGGCCGAGGAGGCCACCGACGCCTTCGAACGCGCCCGCGCCACCGTGGCCTCCTTCATCGGGGCGGCGCCCGGCGAGATCGTGTTCACCAAGAACGCCACCGAGTCGATCAACCTGGTGGCCTACTCGCTGAGCAACGCCGCCACCGCCGGCCCCGAGGCCGAACGGTTCCGCGTCGGCCCCGGCGATGAGATCGTCACCACGGAGATGGAGCACCACGCCAACCTGGTGCCCTGGCAGCAGCTGTGCCGCCGCACCGGGGCTGCGCTCCGCTGGTTCGGCATCACCGACGAGGGCCGGCTGGACCTGTCGAACCTGGAGGAGCTGATCACCGAGCGCACCAAGCTGGTGGCACTGACCCACCAGTCCAACGTGCTCGGCACCATCCCCCCACTGGAGCAGATCGTCGCCCGGGCCCGCCAGGTCGGCGCGCTGGTGCTGCTGGACGCCGCCCAGTCGGTGCCGCACCAGCCGGTGGACGTGACCGCCCTGGACGTGGACTTCGTGGCCTTCTCCGGCCACAAGATGCTCGGCCCCTCGGGGATCGGCGTGCTGTGGGGACGCCGCGAGCTGCTGGAGGCCATGCCCCCGTTCATCACCGGCGGGTCGATGATCGAGGTGGTGCGCATGGAGGAGTCCACCTTCCTGCCGCCGCCCCAGCGCTTTGAGGCCGGGGTGCCGATGACCGCCCAGGCGGTCGGGCTCGCCGCGGCCTGCGACTACCTGTCGGCCCTGGGCATGGACAAGGTCCAGGCGCACGAGGAGACGCTCACCGGCTACGCCCTGGAGAAGCTCGGGCAGCTGCCCGGCGTGCGCATCATCGGCCCCCGCTCCACCGAGGCGCGCGGCGGCGCGGTCTCGTTCGTGGTCGACGACCTGCACCCGCACGACGTGGGACAGGTGCTGGACGAGCTGGGCGTGGCGGTCCGCGTCGGGCACCACTGCGCCTGGCCGATCTGCCGCCGCTTCGGCATCCCGGCGACCACGCGGGCGACCTTCTACGTCTACAACACCCTGGCGGACGTGGACGCCCTCGCCGAAGGGGTGCGGCACGCCCAGAAGTTCTTCGGAACACTGTGA
- the sufU gene encoding Fe-S cluster assembly sulfur transfer protein SufU, whose product MQLESMYQEIILDHYRNPHHKGLREPYEAEVHHVNPTCGDEVTLRVHLEGQGVDAVVADVSYESMGCSISQASASVMSELLIGKSVKEAMAVGDEFLALMQSRGQAEPNEEILEDAVAFAGVSKYPARVKCALLAWMAWKDATARALGEAP is encoded by the coding sequence ATGCAGCTCGAGTCGATGTACCAGGAGATCATCCTGGACCACTACCGCAACCCCCACCACAAGGGGCTGCGGGAGCCGTACGAGGCCGAGGTGCACCACGTCAACCCCACCTGCGGCGACGAGGTGACCTTGCGCGTGCACCTGGAGGGGCAGGGGGTCGACGCCGTCGTCGCCGACGTCTCCTACGAGTCGATGGGCTGCTCCATCAGCCAGGCCAGCGCCTCGGTGATGAGCGAGTTGCTGATCGGCAAGTCGGTCAAGGAGGCCATGGCCGTGGGCGATGAGTTCCTGGCCCTGATGCAGTCGCGCGGCCAGGCCGAGCCGAACGAGGAGATCCTGGAGGACGCCGTCGCCTTCGCCGGGGTCTCCAAGTACCCCGCCCGCGTCAAGTGCGCCCTGCTCGCCTGGATGGCGTGGAAGGACGCGACCGCCCGAGCCCTGGGAGAGGCACCATGA
- a CDS encoding metal-sulfur cluster assembly factor — MSETETTAPEQQTAESAPEHEEILEALKDVVDPELGINVVDLGLVYGIDVVDGVATLDMTLTSAACPLTDVIEDQAASALDGLVKEVKINWVWLPPWGPDKITEEGREQLRALGFNV; from the coding sequence ATGAGCGAGACCGAGACCACGGCACCCGAGCAGCAGACCGCCGAGTCCGCCCCTGAGCACGAGGAGATCCTGGAGGCCCTCAAGGACGTCGTGGACCCCGAGCTCGGCATCAACGTCGTCGACCTCGGCCTGGTCTACGGCATCGACGTCGTCGACGGGGTGGCGACCTTGGACATGACGCTGACCAGCGCCGCCTGCCCTCTCACCGACGTGATCGAGGATCAGGCCGCCAGCGCCCTGGACGGCCTGGTCAAGGAAGTCAAGATCAACTGGGTCTGGCTGCCCCCGTGGGGCCCCGACAAGATCACCGAGGAGGGCCGCGAGCAGCTGCGGGCCCTCGGCTTCAACGTCTGA